The DNA sequence TGTTGCATTAATGCAATTTTTAAACCTTTTGGTGATATATCTTATTGTGGATGAATTGATTAATACATCTACAAATTTGAAGCCTGTAATTGTTGTTTTAATTGTAGCACTGATAGGTTTTAATTTTCAGAGATACAGCAAGGTTAAGTCCTTTGAAAAGCTTAAAGATTTATGGAAAGAAGAGCAAAAGGAAATAAAGAAAAAAAAGGGCTGGTTTATTGTTCTGTACATAACAACATCCGTGTTGCTTCCTATCGCTTATGGCCTTATCAAGCATAATATTATTTGAGGTAAAAGCTTTTTATGATAAAATAATCAAAAAGCCCGGAACCTTTAAGAACCGGGCTTTTTTATGGAATAAGTTTAATAAGTTCCAGAATTTCTTTATCGGTAAGGTTTTCAATGTCTGATTTGTCGTAAATGGTGAGAAGGTAAACTGTACTATCCTTAAAAACAAGATGGGAGATAACCCTTGCCCCGCCTGATTTTCCTTTACCCTTACTGGCATTGGCAAGGCGTATTTTATAGCAGTTATGGCCAATGGAAGTGCCTTTTTCGGGTTCTTCTTTTAGTTCCGAGATAAGCGTTTGAATTTCCTTTTTGAGCGATGGGAATTTTTTCATCAGGCGTTTGGCCTGGCGTTCAAAAACGGATATAGTTTTAACATTAAAGCTCATTGAGGAAATCTTCGGCGTTACGGGCTTGTTTT is a window from the Pseudobacteroides sp. genome containing:
- a CDS encoding type II toxin-antitoxin system RelE/ParE family toxin — protein: MSFNVKTISVFERQAKRLMKKFPSLKKEIQTLISELKEEPEKGTSIGHNCYKIRLANASKGKGKSGGARVISHLVFKDSTVYLLTIYDKSDIENLTDKEILELIKLIP